From the Streptomyces syringium genome, one window contains:
- a CDS encoding DUF2079 domain-containing protein: protein MDSAAAAVSAPGRSPARSMKSKATPRAAALLGPRADPYWLAAVLFVLFTAVSVCRHRRMLTMSWDLGIFEQAIRAYAHLQAPVADLKGPGTHILGDHFSPVTALIAPFYRVFPGPVTLLVAQAALFALSAVPVTRLAAGLLGRARGLAVGIAYGLSWGVQRAVDFDFHEIAFAMPLLAFSLEAVVRRRWRAAVWWAVPLVLVKEDLGVTAAAIGVLILMRLRGTKRDPRATALAVGLVAFGLAALAVTLGLIIPSFNTGGSYDYWNKVNGTGPTATIPFDTAVRTLLWVLLPTTGLLALRSPLLIVALPTLGWRFVSHEEHYWGTDWHYSAVLMPVVFLTLVDALATARRSRRRWLRRYAHQLPAAVLAAALALSASLPLYGLTEPDTYRISEGVKATERLLARIPDGAVVEADVGPISRLVSRCRVLWIGDTRGVVPDYVAQHVTDGKPLQELAAEAQRRHPGSRFGVLGGEGGYVVLKRIA, encoded by the coding sequence ATGGATTCGGCCGCAGCCGCCGTCTCGGCACCGGGCCGCAGCCCGGCCCGGTCCATGAAGTCCAAGGCCACGCCGCGCGCCGCCGCCCTGCTCGGGCCGCGGGCCGACCCGTACTGGCTGGCGGCCGTCCTCTTCGTCCTGTTCACCGCGGTGTCGGTGTGCCGGCACCGGCGGATGCTGACCATGTCCTGGGACCTCGGCATCTTCGAGCAGGCGATACGCGCCTACGCCCACCTCCAGGCGCCCGTCGCGGACCTCAAGGGGCCCGGCACCCATATCCTCGGCGACCACTTCAGCCCGGTCACCGCGCTGATCGCGCCCTTCTACCGCGTCTTCCCCGGCCCCGTGACCCTGCTCGTCGCGCAGGCGGCGCTGTTCGCGCTGTCCGCCGTGCCCGTCACCCGCCTCGCGGCCGGGCTGCTGGGCCGGGCGCGCGGACTGGCCGTCGGCATCGCGTACGGGCTGTCGTGGGGGGTGCAGCGCGCGGTCGACTTCGACTTCCACGAGATCGCCTTCGCCATGCCGCTGCTCGCCTTCTCCCTGGAGGCCGTGGTGCGCCGACGGTGGCGGGCCGCGGTGTGGTGGGCGGTGCCGCTCGTCCTCGTCAAGGAGGACCTGGGCGTCACGGCCGCGGCCATCGGGGTGCTGATCCTCATGCGGCTGCGCGGCACGAAGCGCGACCCGCGCGCGACGGCGCTCGCCGTCGGGCTGGTGGCGTTCGGCCTGGCCGCCCTCGCCGTCACCCTCGGCCTGATCATCCCGAGCTTCAACACCGGCGGCTCCTACGACTACTGGAACAAGGTCAACGGCACCGGCCCCACCGCCACCATCCCCTTCGACACCGCCGTCCGCACCCTGCTGTGGGTACTGCTGCCCACCACCGGGCTGCTGGCGCTGCGCTCACCGCTGCTGATCGTCGCGCTGCCGACGCTGGGCTGGCGGTTCGTCTCCCACGAGGAGCACTACTGGGGCACCGACTGGCACTACAGCGCCGTGCTGATGCCCGTCGTCTTCCTCACCCTCGTCGACGCGCTGGCCACGGCCCGGCGCAGCCGGCGCCGGTGGCTGCGCCGCTACGCGCACCAACTGCCCGCCGCCGTGCTCGCGGCGGCGCTCGCGCTGAGCGCCTCGCTGCCGCTGTACGGGCTGACGGAGCCCGACACGTACCGGATATCCGAGGGCGTCAAGGCGACCGAACGCCTGCTGGCCCGCATCCCCGACGGTGCCGTCGTCGAAGCGGACGTCGGCCCGATAAGCCGGCTCGTCTCCCGCTGCCGGGTGCTGTGGATCGGGGACACCCGGGGCGTCGTCCCCGACTACGTCGCCCAGCACGTCACCGACGGTAAGCCGCTCCAGGAACTGGCCGCCGAGGCCCAGCGGCGCCACCCCGGCTCCCGCTTCGGCGTCCTCGGCGGCGAGGGCGGTTACGTCGTCCTGAAGCGGATCGCCTAG
- a CDS encoding HNH endonuclease family protein, with protein MPRFTLPAYAVLAAALLAAAGCSSEGEKGPDAAKGGEGSALKTASTLTVKGRESMEGYTRTKFGRPWADTDGNRCGTRDDILKRDLSEVKFGDGRCTVTSGTLTKDPYTGKSVRFERGKSRIDIDHVVALSDAWQKGARGWDPAKRVALANDPLNLIAADASANRSKGDGDTAKWLPGNEAYRCEYVARQVAVKKKYGLWVTDAEKAAMVKVLSACPSRKPPTGGNPTAAPTRFATR; from the coding sequence TTGCCTCGGTTCACGCTGCCCGCGTACGCCGTCCTTGCCGCCGCCCTCCTCGCCGCCGCCGGTTGTTCCTCGGAAGGGGAGAAGGGCCCGGACGCCGCCAAGGGTGGTGAGGGCTCGGCCCTGAAGACGGCGTCCACCCTGACGGTCAAGGGACGGGAGTCCATGGAGGGTTACACCCGGACGAAGTTCGGCCGGCCCTGGGCGGATACCGACGGGAACAGGTGCGGCACCCGGGACGACATCCTCAAACGCGACCTGTCGGAGGTGAAGTTCGGCGACGGCCGCTGCACGGTCACCTCCGGCACGCTCACCAAGGACCCGTACACGGGGAAGTCGGTCCGCTTCGAGCGGGGGAAGAGCAGGATAGACATCGACCATGTCGTCGCCCTGTCCGACGCGTGGCAGAAGGGCGCCCGCGGCTGGGACCCGGCCAAGCGCGTCGCCCTCGCCAATGACCCGCTCAACCTGATAGCGGCGGACGCCTCCGCGAACCGCAGCAAGGGCGACGGCGACACGGCGAAGTGGCTGCCGGGCAACGAGGCGTACCGCTGTGAGTACGTCGCCCGTCAGGTGGCGGTGAAGAAGAAGTACGGCCTGTGGGTGACCGACGCGGAGAAGGCGGCCATGGTGAAGGTCCTCTCCGCCTGCCCCTCCCGCAAGCCGCCCACCGGGGGCAACCCCACCGCGGCGCCGACCCGCTTCGCGACCAGGTAG